The following is a genomic window from Dama dama isolate Ldn47 chromosome 4, ASM3311817v1, whole genome shotgun sequence.
CCAGGCATCCATTTCCACGtgtcagcagcagcctggcatttcataaagtccctgtgaattttttaaaaaatgaatggcatttgttttcttttttcaaaagtaaaacaaatcaatacatgttcattgtagaaaatttggGCTTGGGGGGTGGGAAGAGAGCAGAAAGAGGACAACAGTATTTACCCGTAAGTGTTGCAGCCGTGTAATGGATAGATTAGTCAGCCACGAAAGGAAGAGACCACAGTACATgcaccaacatggatggatcGCCAAAAGTGTTACGGTGCGTCAGAGGTCAGACCCAAAGGAGGACGTATCTTCTGACTCTATACGAAGTTCAAGAAGGGGTGAAACTATCTATAGTGAGAGAAGGCAGATGGGGGGATGTCTAGGCCAGCAAGTGGGTGGCTGGGATCAACAGCAGAGGAGCAGAAGAAGCTTTGTTTGGGTTGTGAGAATGTTCTATATTGGTGTTTTGATTCGGGTGGTGGTTACTGGGTTGTAGACCTTCACCAACACTTAGCAACCTGTTCTTTTTAAACTGGTGACTTTTATTTCATGTAAATTGTATTCTGATAATGTTGATTTCAAAAGACAAAAGAATGACTTATAATCCCACCCACTGCAGAGATAACTGCTATTAAGGTtttggtgtgtgtatgtaaagCAATTGACTGTGTGTAACAAAGATTAGTTTTAGATAAATGTTCAATCCTctgtaatacatttttttttaaaattaacctcagggacttccctagcagtccaatggttaagacttcaccttccaatgaatctggtacaggtttgattcctggttggggagctgggatctccaccaaaacataaaaaaaagaagcaatattgtgcCTCCCAATCCCCCAAACTAGAGAAGTAGGGCGTGTGGCAGGTCATCACTCAGCTACCCAGTATCACAGGCTGCTAAGTAGGAAACGGGGCTGCCATGCCCCCTCCCTCTATCCCCACCCATGAGCCTAGAAAATGGGCTGACTTCACATCAGCTCAGAATCGGGAGGGGGGGGTGTTCCCTGACTTCAGGATGAAAACATGACTCCTCTCCTTATACCCGGAGAATAAGCACATTATTTGATCAGTACATTAAATGCCACCAGTACAGAGTGTGTGTTCCGTTATGCTGGTGTCTCATGCCTGTTAAAAATAAGGCTCGGGAATACTCTCCTGGATGATGTAATTTTGAGACAGAGTTTTCAATCGGAGCTTTGGGAGTGTCCCCCCAAAGCAGCAGTTCCATGgggtagctatgaaattaagaaCAAATAATTCTGCTTCTGGCACCTGGCATATGATTACAGGCATAGCTTCGTGCCATTAAGGGGCTCCAGAAACATGACTCCAAACAGGTTGCATCTCATTTCATCCCGTGGGTTCCTGTGTTCCTTGACAGCCTGATAAAGCTGGCTCTGAGTTTCCTCCGGCCCCTGGGAAGTGGCATCTGAGGAGGGACGTGCCGTTGCATGAGTGTGGACAATATAATCTCCCCCAGACCGTGAAACACAGGATGCCTGGGGAGCAGCCTGTACCAGCTGAGAAGGTGGGAAAAACATTTTCCTTCAAATCCAGGGTTCTCAATCAGGGCTGATTCTGCCTTCCCAGTGACATGCAGTAACGTCTCAAGACATTCTGTTTGTCACAAATTGTGGCTGGTCTTGGCATCTATGGGTTAGGGCCAAGGATGCTGCTTAACACCCTCCAGTGCCCGGGGCAGCTGTATGCTGCCAGGAATGATCCAACCcttaaatgttcatagcagccatAGTTGAAAACCCTGCAAAGACCCTGCTGTATTGAGCGTCTGTGCTCCAGTTGTTGGGCAGCATGATCTTGAGGAAGGCTGTAATCAGGGCCTTGGAAACATGGGTTCAAAAATGGCAGTGGCAACATGAAAATACAATGCTTATTCTATGTGCTCACCCAGCGCTGGGCTGTGAGCTCATTTAATTCCTATGACTCTGGGAAAAGGTGCTGTTATAATTCATTTTACAGTAAATCAAACAAAGATACACACACCTGGTAAATGGAAGGGCGAGGAGTTTGTTTTCTTCTCGACACACTTTTTTGAGGGGGcgaagggggaggaggggtgtcTGAGTCCCCTCACTCAACTATGAGCCCTGCGAGGGCAGCATCTTGTGTGATCTGGACCTATAGTTCCCAGCAAAGTCCTTGGCCCTCAGTAGGTGCTGACAGGGGTTTAATGGAATTGAATGAAGGCAGGCAGGAAGCAGGGCAATGTTGCCTAGTGGTTAGAATGTTGGCATTGCAGTTTGATTTCCAGCCATTCAACAGATAACCGTCGTGCAGCTTCTATAGTCCAGAACAGGAAGGGATCTGTTGGAGCTGACCTATGCCCGCCCATGAGAGCTGACTGTTTTTCAGGAATTTTGCAAGCTGGTTGTCAGAGCCATTAAACAGGATGGAATTAATATCAacttacatttaaataaattatatctttaaaaaggtAATAAAACTCATCAGTTCggtccagttcagttgctgtcatgtccgactctttgtgactccatgaaccgcagcacaccaggcctccctgtccatcaccaactccccacttcctaattattttactagcatttcTGTTCTGAAGGTTATTTATGCCTATTTCAGGGGTTGCCAAACTTCTTCAGTAAAAGGGCCAGAtagaaatattttaggctttgcaagcCCTGAGCTGAGACCCCTCTGCCCCTGTTGCATGTCCCCCGGAATGTTGTATCTGTAGGGTGGAAACACTCTGCAATGGGGTACATCTCTTCCCAACTCTCCATGTTCAGCAAGTCCTGCTGATAACCTGAAGATGGCCGTGGTGGGAATATTTCCACTAGGGAGATTGTCGAATGCTATAAATCAGCACCCCGCCCCCCTCTTCAAGCTAATGCTTGAACATTCACCAGCACACCGCTGGACACAGTGACGGGCAGAACTGGAACAGATCCTGCCCTCTTGGAGGATACAGTGTGTTGGGTTTGTGGAGCATTTcgtggagaggggaggagggaactGGGCAAAGGACCTATGGGCGTGTGGTAGGTAAAAGCAAATGCCTAGGTGGCCCTCTCCCAGGGCTAGTCATCAGCTCTCGTGCTCTCCTCCCCACCGGGGACTTTGCCACTTCCTCATGTCCCTTTGTGGGCTTCCAGGGCAGCAGGTCTGTCTTTCCCCTCTGAGTTGGCTCTAGGGGGTGACCTGAGGGACCTCAGGGTTGAGCTGCGAGCTGTTTCCTGCCCGCTCACTACATGTCCCCAGCGTCTAGCAAGGAGTAGCATCTTCACCAACATGGCCCTGAGTGAACCTGTGGTATGCTGCTGATCCAAGTGGAAGAGGAACTTGTAGTGAGCCGGTGAGAGCAGAATGTTGCTCTTTGGGACAGGCTCAAACGAGGAGGGGCTGCCAGCAAAGATCGGAGAACATGGAAGCTTTGTCTGGTGATCTTTGTGAGTCAACCGGCCTGTGAGCCTTAGGAGAGTAATGGGGTCATGACCTTGTCTGTCATTCCTACTGTTCCATGACCCTTTCAGGTTTGATGCCAGGAGGGTGACCTCTAAGGGACTTGCACTATTGCTGGCAGAATCTGGACCCCTGTGACACCGAGGATGACCTGGGTACCTGAGGCACTGGTGGAAACTCAGTGGGCTTGTGTCTCCTACAGAGGTTggggggctgcagggagggggcTTCTGATGGAATCTGACAGCTGGACTTACTCATTTTTAGGTCAAGAACCTAGGCCATTGGGAGGTGAGGGACTCTGTGTATCACTGAGCATAAGCCAACCCATCTCCTCGCAGCCTCGCTCACTGACCTCGGTCTATGGCCTAAGCAACAGGGCACAGGTGAGTCTGACCACAGGTCACTGTGTATTTGCTTGCAAGCACGAGGGCTACTGTTGACCATGAACTCCTGCTTTCAGTTTCCAGGGAACTTCTTACAGTATCTTGTAGGCTCCATGTCACTGTCAAACTCAAACCAAGAAATATTATTGAAAGATATATTGATCAAATTCAACACTTTTCTTCCTGAGCCTCAGAAAACATTACAAAAGGAGTGGGAAAAACATGGTCAAACAGAATTTTGGGTCAAAATCCTGGCTAAGATCCTCATGTTTGTCTAAACCTCAACTTCCTCATCCTTAAGATGGAGATGGTAATTTCTGTCTTCTGGGTTGgttgagaggaagaaaagagaacaaatatatAACGCCTCCAGCATAGTACCTGGCACTTTATCATGCTGTTTCTGTTCAATGCTTACAGATCAAGCACCATATCAAGCAGTGCTGAGGAGGTCTGGATGAAATCTTCAACTGCATTCTGGTAAATCTCGTTCTGCTCAAGTTCTGCCCCATGAACGGGGAGAGGAGGGTCCACAGATGTCCCTCAAGTGGACAGCAGCTGCTTTGTCTGCCATTGAGCCTCCCCACTCATGATTTCCTGTTGCATCCCATCACCTCCATCCTGGGTACCTTCGGCAGCCTTTCCActagcctccctgcctccaggctgCTGCTTTGCAAACCTTGTCCATGTCCTGCTGTGTGTGGCCCGTGGCCTGGATGAAGGTGACATCTACAAGTCACTCCCCTGGATGGCCCGTGTGGTGGCGTCCCACTGCTCTCAGGGGAGAGTCTGGTCCCCGGGCCTGCACTTCAGGGCACTGCTTGCTCTACCCCTGCTCACCTCTAGGGCCTTTGCCCTGCACCCCCCGGGCTCTTTGTATGCTGTGGCAAAACGCCTGCCATTTCCTGCACGGGCTGAGGGTCTTCCCTGCTTCCAGGAGCAGCTTTCCCTGATTCCTAATGACCACCTGGAGTCAGGACATGTCCACAGTGCCACAGCACATACCCGcaaacctctccccaccccacccccattcctgtaGTGCCATGAGCAGTATGGTCattgtcttcacatggccttagATGCTGAGCTTCGCACCTGGGCCGGGTCCTGATGAGCCACATGAGGCTGGCAGCCTCTCTGTATCCTTACCTGCAGGAGGGGATGGTGATGGGTCAACCCTGTGTCATAGTGTTGCTATGAGAAAGAAAAGCTGTGTGCATGCTTAGGACACCGGGAATTATCCCTGCAATTGGCAAACAGATCTAACCcccttaaatgggcttcccaggtggtaaagaacccgcctgccaatgcaggagatgtaagagacgtgggttcggttcctgggtcgggaagatttcctggaggagggcatggtaacccactccagtattctggcctggagaatcccagggacagagaggagcctggcaggctacagcccagggggtcacagagggtcagacatgactgaagtgactgagcacacacaaaccgTCTTAAAGCTATGGCCTAGGGCTGTGTCATCAGTTAGGGGCTCCAGCTTGACTCTTTCTTGTTTGATGGTTTTCTTAAGGCTGCTGAAGTTCAGAACCTGAAGGAGAAAATTTACCAGCAGGTTGTAGGGCATCAGTGAATTCCCCATTTCCCCACCTCACTTGCCTCCCCAGGGCTCACAAGAGAACAGCTCTGTGCATCTATCTCCCGGGCAGCCTGCAGGTGTCTTCTCTGCGGAGGGACACACATCCCGCCCTGATTTCCACCCGGGTCCCAGCCCTGGCCAGGCTTGGGTGAGAGTCTTTTGGGGAGCCCTAATCTTGTGTGTTCTGGAGTGCGGGGGAGGGGACAATCCCCACTGAAGGGCTGCCGTGGACAGACTTTGGCATTTATGATGCAATTAAACGCATGCTCACACACCTGTGTGTCCACTTACAGAGGCACCTTCGCTAAGCAAAAAGGCACAGATCTGGGGGTTTTAATGCTATTGACTGGAGAAGTGTGTGGATGTGAGGAACCCAACCCCAGAGCTGAGCACTGGCTACCTCTCCTGATGGCACAAAGGGACCGTTTCTTGTTGCACAGCTGGAGTGCCCCTGTGACATGGCAGTTCCTTCGCCGAGGGTGCATCCAATATGGTTCTCTCACAGCCCTGCAGGGCCCGGGGATGCAGAGAGAAATGACCCGGACTGAAGGGGAGACGAAAAGAGGTCAGGGCCTCTGGGGTGCAGGCAGAGGGGGCGCCCATAACGCTGGAGAAGGATTCTGTGTCTAGGTTCCTATTAGGAACTGATCAGactccaggaggagaagggaagcgAGGGGGGATGGTGGCTGGGGAGCCTGTCCCCTCCCCCGAGAAGCTTGAGGACCCCAAGGGCAGACAGACATCTGTAAATGACCAGGAGGCCCGTGGAGTCCGACTGGTTGAGCCAGGGCTTGTGTGGCTCATTATTCGGATACTTGACGGGACATTTGCAATTTGAGGGAATATCTGTGTCCCGTGGCCATCCAGGTGGGTGGCCAGAGCTGGGTGAGGGTGGAGGGTCAGCTGGCCATCCAGGTGGGCGGCCAGAGCTGGGCGACGGTGGGGGGTCAGCTGGCCATCCAGGTGGGCGGCCAGAGCTGAGCGGGGGTGGAGGGTTACCTGGTCATCCAGGTGGGCGGCCAGAGCTGGTTGGGGGTTCCAGGTCGGGCAGCCCTCCCCCAGCATCTCCGGCCCAACCttccccggccccggccccagcCACCCGCGCGGACCGCTCTCGGGCCGGGGCCGCTTGGGCAccggcggcggggggggggggggggggggcgcggccCGGCGTGACGTCaggcgccccgcccccggcccccggtTCCGGGCGGGGCGCCGGGGTCCCGCGGGCcaggccgcccccgccccccgccccggggccGCCGCTCCCGCCCGGCCGCGCCCGCCCCGCGTCCCCCCGCCGGCGGACCCCGCCCGCGCGAGGCCGAAGCCGCGGCGGCGGCCGGCGTTGCCGCCATTGACGTCAGAGGGCGGGCACATGACCCCCGGGGACCAATCGCGCGCCCGCCGCGCGGCTCCGCGAGCTCCCCGCCGCGCCGGCCCCCGCGGCCCCGCCGCACACTCGCCCGCGGACGGCCGCCCGGACACACGCACCGTGCACACGAGCGGGCGGCGGGCCCGAGACACGCCCGCCCGCGCGgccgcccgcccccgccgccgccgccccccgcccgcccgcGCCCCCGCGTCCCCGCCCGCTGCCCGCCGAGCCGGTTCGGCCGCCGCGAGCATGCACCCGACGAGCTAGGAGGAAGCCGGAGCCCCGCAGGAAGCCCCGCGCCACCCGCCGCCCGGGCCCCGCCCCTGCGGGGCGCCCCCAGCCCCGCGCCCGCCGCCTTCCCGGGGGCTGGGGGGGTGCGGGCCGCCGCCCGGGGGGCCCCGCCGCCCCGGCAGCCCGGGCCAGCCCCTCTCCCCGCTTCCCTCCGGCCCGGCCATGGATCTGACCAGCAGCTCGGGCGGCGGCGACCCTCGGCAGATCGAGGAGACCAAGCCGCTGCTGGGGGGCGACGTGCCGGCCCCCGAGGGGACGAAGATGGGCGCCGTGCCCTGCCGCCGGGCCCTGCTGCTGTGCAACGGGATGAGGTACAAGCTGCTGCAGGAGGGCGACATCCAGGTCTGTGTCATCCGGCACCCGCGGACCTTTCTCAGCAAGATCCTCACCTCGAAATTCCTGAGGCGCTGGGAGCCGCACCACCTAACGCTGGCCGACAACAGCCTGGCGTCCGCCACGGTGAGTCGCTCTGCGCGTCGGCGCGCCCGCACCCCCGCGCCTCCCCTCGGGGCCCGGGAGGCGCCCCCTCCCACCGGCCGCTGCACCTGGAGCTCGGGGCCTGCCCGGCGccgggggggtggtggtgggggcacCGGGAGAACCGGGCACCCCTTTCCCCGGCTGGGCTCCCGGCTGCATTGTGGATTCCGGCGGGCCCCGGGAGACCCTGGAATTCTGGAGAGGATCTGGCCCTGTCCCCAGACTGAGCATTCGGGCACCTCCGGGCCCAGCGCTTGTGTTCCTTACGGCTGGGACCTTGGGATAGATCCGAGGCTGGGCCCCGATGGTGGTGAGGGTTCCCTTTCTGAAGGCACATCTGGATCTGCGCCggaggggaaaacaaaacaatttaaaaaaaagaaaaagaaaaaagccccaACAACCTCAAAACCCCAAAACCCAAAAAATTTCCAGAAGCCAGTTCCTTTCTTTGCTCTACCCGTCTTTTTCCTGCCGGGGCTGGCAGGCAAAACTGGGTGCTTccctttctgagaaaaaaaaaaaaaaaaaaaaaacacctcgtTGGCAACACCGGGAGGGTGgaagtggagggggaggggcgggggtccCGGGTTATCTCCTCCCCACCGAGGAGGGTCAAGTTTCCCTGCGGAAGCTGGCTTGTGGGCTCTGGTGTTGCATTGTCTGTGTAGTATTTTGTACGTGTGTTTTGTTGCTGGAGGTTGTATTTatgttattgttttaaaatgtatggtTGGGACTGGGTCACCCTGATGAGAGGGAGAGAAGTCGGGGATTGGTTTCTGAAATCAAATCTGCAAGGTGGAGAGAGAGGGCTGTGGTGGGGTCGCTGCGGGGGAGGGTAGCAGGCAGGAGGTGAACAGGATGCTTTGTGTTTTGAAACAAGGACAGTTTAAAGCACCAGCTCTGCTTGGGCCCCAGCCTTGTTGGGTGCAGGgtggtgtgtggtggggggtgtcCCATCCTCTCTGGAGAGGTGGCAGGTCTTCCCCAGAATGCAGTCTCCCCTGGGATAATCGTGATCCTGTTTACTAAGCCTGTGGGGCGGTGGGGGTGTGCTGAATCCAATGCCTGCCCACACCTGTGCCAAGAAAACCCAGCCAGGAAGCAGGGTGTCACTTACACGACATGTCACAAACGTGTAGTGTGTGCAGACGTACCCCCGGCGTCCATGTTCCCTTGGCAGTGTGTCACAGGCCATGACACATGCTCCAAGGAATGGGGAGGGGGGAAAAGTTAGCAGAAGAAACCATACTCCTTGAAactgctccccccgcccccccacctcccGAGAGCATTGAAACACACGAGGACTCTTATTCTGAATTTTGGGTCCGACGTGCTCAGAAcacctattttttctttcctgtgggCACGCTGGTGCAATCTGCAATGACCGCCTTCTCGGAGAGGATCCTGGGTTGCTGTGAAGCCTTCCAGCCCCAGTTTCAGGCTCGCGCACGTTCTCAAACCCCGTCCTGAGCCCCAGGCCGCGGCATTTGGCTTTTCATCTGACGGAGGGGGAGCCTCGGAAAACCCGCCAGCACACAGCATTTTAGACTCAGCCCTTAGTGGTCCCCTGCCTGGGAGTCGCAGCCTCCAAATCTGGCTTCAGAGTTTCCCCCTGGCTGGCGGTGGGTGAGGGGAGGGTGGTCAGAGTGGGGgacttttatctttctttctgccACCCCTTAACATGAAGGGGAGCTGGGGAAGAGAAAGTGGCTGGGAGGCACAGTGGCCCTCCGTGGGAAGGACGGGCCCAGCTCCTGTGGCCCCCTGGAGGAAGCCGGGCGCTGTTCTGTGCTGCCCGCGGTTGGGGTGAGCCAGCCCTGGAGGCGCAGggcgcccctccccctccctgccctcccccagttTACCTCTGATTGCTCAAGAGGTGTGttttgtggagagagagaggggaggaggcaaGGGTGAAGCCACTTGCGCTGGACTTCTCAAGCAGCCAGGGTGCCCTcaccgccaccccccaccccccgccaccacACCACCTTCCCCAGCTGAGGTGGATGACACCTTCCCCTGCCCAGGCCCCTCCAGAGAAGAGCCGTGATtttctgggcctgggggccaagGGTCAGATGCGGCTCAGCAGAGCCGTGCCCTGGGGTTGGGGCGAGGGGGGAGCTCCGGGCCGGTGTGCCATGGGCTGCCCCCCTTCTTCCTGTCAGCAGGCCCCGCTGGCAGGGGAGGGGTTGTCCCTTACTTTGGCCACGGTGGGCTCCAGGGGGGTGCGCGGGTCTCTGTGTGCCAGGGCTCGCGGGCACTGACTGGGGCTGTTGAAGCAGGCCCGGCCTCGGCGGCGGCCTCCAGGGCAGAGGTGGGGTTGGCGGGCACCGTATCCCATCACCAGACACCTGGCCAGTGGTGGTGTCCAGGCCCCCGGGAGGGAAAGCAGCCCCAGGGGTTTCCCTGAGGCCCCGGGCGTTATGTAATCTCTCTGCGTTTTAGAGCATGGCCCAAGCCCTCGATTGAGAAACGTTAGCCCAAATGAAACAAAGGTGAACTTGAGTGTAGTTCACTACGGCGGCGGAAAGCCCCGTGCAGCCCAGCCTCGAGCTGCTGGTGGGGCAGTGTTTCATATCGGTCTTAGCCTTCCATCAAATGTGCATCGACCTTTCATTAAGCCGTCTACACAGCTCCTCTCAGAACCATTTGGTAATTATCTGGTTAACTGTGTGGGCTTCAGGCACAAGACTCAGAGTGATTGATCTGGATTCAAACCAATAAACAAACCAAATACACTCTTTGCCGAAACCCTCTTTGTAGTCTGTCTACGCGATCCAATTAGCTGGATGGTGGTCAGAGATACAGACCAGGCATCCAGGGCCACAGCTGTCTCAGGCTGGGGGGTggtgtgggggggcggggaggcgccCAGACTCTCAGTCCCACCTGGTGGGCAGCTCCAGCcgggtgccccccaccccccaggtggacggccctctctcctttccctgtTGGGGAGGTGGGCTCAgcccggggggggggggacgACCCCCAGGGGGCCGGCAGaggatggggtggagggtggcAGCCTCCTCCCCTGGCCTGGCTGTAAACTTTGCCTCTGGTGGGGTCAGGTTGGAGCTTGCCCCCGCGCCTATCTGCTGGGCCGGTTACTGATTAAATCCTTGCAGAGTCAACAGTGTGCCTGACATGGCCGGTGACAGCGCCAGGCCTGATGCACTGTGTGCAGGAGACTTTGGATCCGGAAGACTCATAAACAAAGAGGGGAACACAAAGGCGACAGTGACCCGGCTGGCCGCcctggggggtgggcgggggtgcTTGTGAGGCGCCTGCCCCTCCCTGGGGTACACATGGCCGCACCTTGCGGGGGAAGGGCCCATCTGCCCAGGCTGTGGCCTGCACACGGCGCCTCCTTGCCGTTTCATGTCCAAACTTCCCAGTCTCCCGCCTCCCTGGGCCTCTCGTGGCTGCTGCCCACAGCGTCAGTGGTAGCCAAAGGCCCGGAGTCCTGCAGAGGCAGGCAGGATTCGGGTCTGAGGGACCAGAATCCATTTTGCTGTTGTCTTGCCTGGGCTGAATTTGATCACCTGCTAGGCATGTTTGTCCGTGGGAAGAGGGCTTTGTCCCTCTGCTTTGTCTCCTCTGCACCAGAGAAGTGCGGATCAGCTGCTAACCTTTTAttctacctttctttttttaaaaaaaataacatgtagTATGTGGCATCTCAGAATTGGGGGAGGTGGGCTAGAATTGGGGGAGGTGGGCTAGAATTGGGGGAGCTGGTCTAGTCTGACCAAAGGGGTCAGAGCACAGGTTAACAGTGGCCTTCTTTATTCTTAAACCTCGATTCATTGATGAGACTTGTTTTTAAATTCTCAGTCATTCCGCTGTTGCAACTAAAAAGTCTCTGGGCTTTTTGCTGCAAAAGGGAAAAGAGGAGTCCCTTCAGTTTTCGTTGGTTTCTTCGGCCTGATGTTTTCTTCGGGGCCCGACCTTCTGAGCTTGGACTCGCGCTTCCTAAGCACCTACTGGGTGTCGAGTGCCAGGTTCGTCCGGATGGTGGTTTCTCCTGGGAGTTAAAATCCATGTCCTCCTGAGTAAGTCCCAGGTCCCGTGGGAGcttgcctgtgtgtgcatgcacacgtgtgttcgtTTCTCCACTCCTGTCACTTGCACCTCCTCCTTGGGCCCATCCCGGCCTTTGATTTGTGTGATGCGTTTCGTGGCGTGAGTAAACacagagaattcttttttttcttctttcagtgccTTTTATCATAAGATTTTGGAGTATATCAAATTTGTTTCCCAGGTAACTTGTCTGATTGGAGGGGGTTGGAGGGGAGGAGCAGAGACAGAAGAGGAGTAGAAAATCTGACTTCTCTGTAAACAGCACACATGGTCTGCTCCCCCAGGCTGTAATAAGTAAGTGCGTTTTCAGAAGGGAGTAGTTTTGATGCTGCCACTCGCCTGGTGCAACCTGAGGTGCCCTTTCTGGCCGCAGGCAAAATCGCGCCGGTCCAGGTTGAAGTGTCAAGCCTGCCGCTCACGACTGGGCTCTGCTACTGAGCCAGCATGGGCTCCGTGCCCACA
Proteins encoded in this region:
- the LOC133052497 gene encoding collagen alpha-1(I) chain-like: MLAAAEPARRAAGGDAGARAGGGRRRRGRAAARAGVSRARRPLVCTVRVSGRPSAGECAAGPRGPARRGARGAARRARDWSPGVMCPPSDVNGGNAGRRRGFGLARAGSAGGGTRGGRGRAGAAAPGRGAGAAWPAGPRRPARNRGPGAGRLTSRRAAPPPPPPPPPVPKRPRPESGPRGWLGPGPGKVGPEMLGEGCPTWNPQPALAAHLDDQVTLHPRSALAAHLDGQLTPHRRPALAAHLDGQLTLHPHPALATHLDGHGTQIFPQIANVPSSIRIMSHTSPGSTSRTPRASWSFTDVCLPLGSSSFSGEGTGSPATIPPRFPSPPGV